From a single Georhizobium profundi genomic region:
- a CDS encoding precorrin-8X methylmutase has translation MANAPRSANATSDSQPLDYVRDPDEIYRRSFVTIEAEADFSKLSSDLHAIAVRLIHACGMVDLVDCIAASNDAATSGRAALRAGAPILCDVEMVRHGIISRSLPAENEVLCLLNDPSVPALAKKQGTTRSAAQVDLWLPRLEGAIVAIGNAPTALFRLLELIEAGAPKPALIIGMPVGFVGAVESKEALASRPHGVPFITVHGRRGGSAMASAAVNALALEAGR, from the coding sequence ATCGCCAATGCGCCGAGATCGGCCAACGCCACATCAGATTCGCAGCCCCTCGACTATGTCCGTGATCCCGACGAAATCTATCGCCGCTCCTTCGTAACGATCGAGGCCGAGGCCGATTTCTCGAAGCTGTCCAGCGATTTGCACGCGATTGCTGTGAGATTGATTCACGCCTGCGGCATGGTCGATCTCGTCGACTGTATCGCGGCTTCAAACGATGCTGCGACGTCTGGGCGGGCTGCGCTTCGAGCGGGAGCGCCGATCCTGTGCGACGTGGAAATGGTGCGTCACGGCATCATCTCGCGGAGCCTCCCTGCCGAGAATGAGGTGCTTTGCCTGCTCAACGATCCCTCGGTACCCGCCCTGGCGAAGAAGCAGGGGACGACACGGTCGGCCGCACAGGTCGATCTCTGGCTGCCGCGTCTGGAAGGTGCGATCGTCGCGATCGGCAACGCGCCGACCGCGCTCTTCCGGCTTCTGGAACTGATCGAGGCGGGTGCGCCGAAGCCGGCGCTCATCATCGGAATGCCGGTCGGTTTCGTTGGTGCTGTGGAATCGAAGGAAGCGCTCGCAAGCCGACCCCACGGGGTGCCGTTCATCACGGTTCACGGCCGGCGTGGCGGCAGCGCCATGGCCTCGGCCGCCGTCAATGCCCTCGCGCTGGAGGCCGGTCGATGA
- the cbiE gene encoding precorrin-6y C5,15-methyltransferase (decarboxylating) subunit CbiE, producing MSAADGKPADRTTPWLTIIGIGEEGVAGLSSRALAAIAGAEAILGARRVLDALSGVDLTGKTVLDWSAGFEPTMVAILARRGSPLVILATGDPMHFGIGSTLARHIPPAEMAIVGVSSAFSLAAARLGWPLQDVACISLHGRPVARLAAHLADGQRILALTSDGQTVHEAAALLTRAGYGASRLTVLEHLGGPKERIVHLNASGADGYRFADFNTLAITCIADADVVIDGAMSGLPDDAFEHDGQMTKREIRAAVLAHLRPGGSRLLWDVGAGCGSIAVEWLRAAPLARAIAIEPVERRLAMIRSNAETFGVPHLTIVEGRAPDGLAGLDKPDAIFIGGGISTEGTFETAWAALQDNGRLVASAVTLESEARLLDLHARFGGNLVRMAVSRAEPVGRFMGWKPLMPVTLWSVTKATDGSGGGQR from the coding sequence ATGAGCGCAGCGGATGGAAAACCTGCCGATAGGACAACGCCATGGCTCACCATCATCGGGATCGGTGAAGAGGGTGTGGCGGGCCTTTCTTCGAGGGCGTTGGCGGCGATTGCCGGAGCGGAAGCGATTCTTGGCGCGCGTCGCGTGCTCGACGCGCTGTCGGGCGTCGATCTCACTGGTAAGACGGTCCTCGACTGGAGCGCTGGCTTCGAGCCGACGATGGTCGCCATCCTTGCCCGACGCGGCTCTCCTCTCGTCATCCTTGCAACGGGTGATCCGATGCATTTCGGCATCGGATCGACGCTCGCACGTCATATCCCACCTGCCGAAATGGCGATCGTCGGCGTGTCCTCGGCGTTTTCGCTGGCGGCTGCCCGGCTTGGCTGGCCGCTGCAGGATGTCGCCTGCATCTCGCTGCACGGACGCCCTGTCGCTCGCCTGGCCGCCCATCTGGCCGACGGGCAGCGCATTCTGGCGCTCACCTCCGATGGCCAGACGGTGCATGAGGCGGCGGCGCTTCTCACCCGTGCCGGCTATGGTGCGTCACGGCTGACGGTGCTCGAGCATCTGGGCGGACCGAAAGAGCGTATCGTTCACCTGAATGCCAGCGGGGCCGATGGCTATCGTTTCGCGGACTTCAACACGCTGGCGATCACCTGCATCGCCGATGCCGACGTGGTGATCGATGGGGCGATGTCCGGTCTTCCCGACGATGCCTTCGAACATGACGGCCAGATGACCAAGCGCGAGATCCGGGCAGCCGTGCTGGCGCATTTGCGTCCAGGCGGCAGTCGCCTGCTGTGGGATGTCGGCGCGGGATGCGGGTCGATCGCCGTCGAATGGCTGCGGGCTGCGCCGCTCGCGCGAGCAATTGCGATCGAGCCGGTCGAGCGCCGGCTCGCCATGATACGCAGCAATGCCGAGACGTTTGGCGTGCCGCACCTGACAATCGTTGAAGGCCGCGCGCCTGATGGGCTTGCCGGGTTGGACAAGCCCGACGCTATCTTCATCGGTGGCGGAATTTCGACGGAGGGCACGTTCGAGACGGCGTGGGCAGCGCTTCAAGACAACGGTCGGCTTGTTGCGAGTGCGGTGACGCTCGAAAGCGAGGCGCGGCTTCTTGATCTACACGCCCGCTTCGGCGGGAATCTCGTGCGCATGGCCGTCTCGCGGGCCGAGCCCGTCGGCCGTTTCATGGGGTGGAAGCCGCTGATGCCGGTGACGTTGTGGTCCGTGACGAAGGCAACGGACGGTTCAGGGGGAGGGCAGCGATGA
- the cobI gene encoding precorrin-2 C(20)-methyltransferase, giving the protein MSGTLYGLGVGPGDPELLTLKAYRVLTSAPVVAYPAPDSGESFARSIVAGFLKPEQREIPIIVPMRVERFPARAVYDKAAAEIGAALSAGDDVAVLCEGDPFFYGSFMYLFERLAGAHRTEIVPGVSSMVAAAAAAGRPLAARNDVLTVLPAPLDDAALRARIETADALAIIKIGRHFNRIRHLLQTLNLEAASLYLERVTLASERVLPLRAVAEDAAPYFSMILVYKGAEDWIADLTGVRR; this is encoded by the coding sequence ATGAGCGGCACGCTCTATGGGCTCGGCGTCGGCCCCGGCGACCCTGAACTCCTGACACTGAAGGCGTATCGCGTCCTCACATCGGCGCCCGTCGTCGCCTATCCTGCGCCGGACAGCGGCGAGAGCTTCGCACGCTCGATCGTCGCTGGGTTCCTGAAACCTGAGCAGCGCGAAATCCCGATCATCGTGCCGATGCGCGTGGAGCGTTTCCCGGCCCGCGCGGTCTACGACAAGGCGGCCGCCGAGATCGGTGCGGCTCTTTCCGCGGGCGACGATGTCGCGGTGCTCTGCGAAGGCGATCCGTTCTTCTACGGGTCCTTCATGTATCTCTTCGAGCGGCTCGCCGGAGCGCACCGGACCGAGATCGTGCCCGGCGTCTCCTCCATGGTGGCGGCAGCTGCCGCTGCCGGCCGGCCGCTTGCCGCACGCAACGACGTGCTGACGGTCTTGCCGGCGCCGCTCGACGATGCCGCGCTTCGAGCACGGATAGAGACCGCAGACGCGCTTGCGATCATCAAGATCGGCCGCCATTTCAACCGGATCAGGCATTTGCTTCAAACATTGAATCTGGAGGCTGCGAGCCTCTATCTCGAACGCGTGACGCTTGCATCCGAGCGCGTGCTGCCGCTTCGCGCAGTCGCCGAGGATGCCGCGCCTTATTTCTCGATGATCCTCGTCTACAAGGGTGCGGAAGACTGGATTGCCGATCTCACGGGAGTGAGACGATGA
- the cobJ gene encoding precorrin-3B C(17)-methyltransferase has translation MKPAIVILSTHAVPLAQRVAAAVGGEVHGLARRVEGVDVPFDDTGAHFGALYREGLPIVAVMASGAIIRLLAPHLADKHGEPPVVAVSEDGASVVPLLGGHHGANDLARAIAAALSAHAAISTAGDLRFGVALDDPPAGYRLANPQDARGVMADLVAGASVRLKGQAAWLEESRLPIDAGGAVTLTVTDAAKAPGQSELVYHPATLVFGMGCERGASAAEATALAEEALASAGLAPASLAAVVSLDLKADETAIHAVAAHFGVPARFFDAATLEAEAHRLENPSDIVFAEVGCHGVAEGAALAAVGPEGALIVPKRKTRAVTAAIGRAIAPLDAETIGRARGTLFIVGIGPGSDAWRSPEVSGMVEQSTDLVGYGLYIDLLGRLADGKVRHDFDLGAEELRVRHAMELASTGRTVALVCSGDAGIYAMATLAFELLDKAGGEAGLTDAARRIEIVVSPGISALQAAAARVGAPLGHDFCTISLSDLLTPWADIQRRVKAAAEGDFVIAFYNPVSKRRRTQLAHARDVLLRHRPADTPVVLATNLGREGETVRVVPLAELQIDDVDMLTVVIVGSSETRTVKTGDGRLWVYTPRGYAGKAGTAMESSS, from the coding sequence ATGAAGCCGGCGATCGTCATCCTGTCGACCCATGCGGTGCCCCTGGCGCAGCGGGTCGCCGCCGCGGTCGGCGGCGAGGTGCATGGGCTTGCACGCCGGGTGGAGGGCGTCGACGTGCCGTTCGATGATACGGGTGCCCACTTCGGAGCGCTCTATCGGGAGGGCCTCCCGATTGTCGCAGTGATGGCGAGTGGTGCGATTATCCGGCTTCTGGCACCGCATCTTGCCGACAAGCATGGCGAGCCGCCGGTCGTCGCCGTTTCCGAAGATGGCGCAAGCGTCGTGCCGCTGCTCGGTGGGCATCATGGCGCGAACGATCTCGCCCGCGCGATTGCGGCCGCACTCTCGGCCCATGCGGCGATCTCGACTGCCGGCGACCTGCGCTTCGGCGTGGCGCTCGACGATCCGCCCGCGGGATACCGTTTGGCGAACCCGCAAGACGCGCGCGGGGTGATGGCCGATCTCGTTGCTGGTGCATCCGTGCGCCTTAAAGGGCAGGCTGCGTGGCTTGAGGAAAGCCGTCTGCCCATCGACGCCGGTGGTGCGGTCACGCTGACGGTCACAGACGCGGCAAAGGCTCCGGGACAGAGCGAACTCGTCTATCACCCTGCGACGCTCGTTTTCGGCATGGGTTGCGAGCGCGGTGCGTCCGCTGCTGAAGCCACCGCCCTTGCCGAAGAGGCGCTCGCGTCTGCTGGCCTTGCTCCCGCAAGTCTCGCGGCTGTGGTCTCGCTCGATCTCAAGGCGGATGAGACCGCAATCCACGCCGTCGCCGCGCATTTCGGCGTGCCGGCGCGCTTTTTCGATGCGGCGACGCTCGAAGCCGAAGCGCATCGGCTCGAAAATCCATCCGATATCGTCTTTGCGGAAGTCGGCTGTCACGGCGTGGCCGAAGGCGCGGCGCTCGCAGCTGTGGGTCCGGAAGGCGCGCTCATCGTCCCGAAGCGCAAGACCCGCGCCGTCACGGCCGCCATCGGGCGGGCGATCGCCCCTCTGGACGCCGAAACGATCGGGCGGGCGCGGGGTACGCTCTTCATCGTCGGCATCGGGCCCGGCAGCGACGCGTGGCGCTCGCCGGAAGTGAGCGGCATGGTGGAGCAGTCGACCGATCTTGTCGGCTACGGCCTCTATATCGACCTGCTTGGGCGCCTCGCAGATGGCAAGGTGCGGCATGATTTCGATCTCGGCGCGGAGGAACTGCGCGTGCGCCATGCGATGGAGCTTGCTAGCACCGGGCGGACCGTTGCGCTCGTCTGTTCGGGCGATGCCGGCATCTACGCGATGGCGACGCTTGCCTTCGAGCTTCTGGACAAGGCCGGCGGTGAGGCGGGGCTGACGGATGCGGCGCGGCGGATCGAGATCGTCGTGTCGCCGGGTATTTCCGCTCTGCAGGCGGCAGCCGCGCGCGTCGGTGCGCCGCTCGGGCATGATTTCTGCACGATTTCGCTGTCGGATCTTCTGACGCCCTGGGCAGACATCCAGCGGCGCGTGAAGGCAGCGGCGGAGGGTGATTTCGTGATCGCCTTCTACAATCCGGTCTCGAAGCGCCGGCGCACGCAGCTTGCGCATGCCCGCGACGTGCTGCTGCGACATCGGCCGGCGGATACACCCGTGGTGCTCGCCACCAATCTCGGGCGCGAGGGCGAAACCGTGCGGGTCGTGCCGCTCGCGGAGCTTCAGATCGACGATGTCGACATGTTGACGGTGGTGATCGTCGGCTCGTCGGAAACCCGAACGGTCAAAACGGGCGACGGGCGCCTGTGGGTCTACACGCCGCGCGGCTACGCCGGAAAGGCGGGAACAGCGATGGAATCATCCTCATGA
- the cobM gene encoding precorrin-4 C(11)-methyltransferase, which translates to MTVYFIGAGPGAPDLITVRGLRLIERCPVCLYAGSLVPEEIVKAAPEGARVMDTAPMHLDEIIAEIEAANGRGEDVARVHSGDPSIYGAVAEQMRRLDALGIDYEIVPGVPAFAAAAAKLKTELTLPEIAQTVIVTRTGMKASAMPEGEQLEILGRSGATLAIHLSIRNLVYIREALEPYYGADCPVVIAYRATWPDELYIRTTLSGMKDAVREAKITRTALVMVGKVFGEVEFRDSALYDADYAHVLRNRGKKQRATS; encoded by the coding sequence ATGACGGTCTATTTCATCGGAGCCGGGCCGGGCGCACCGGATCTCATCACCGTGCGGGGGCTCAGGCTCATCGAGCGCTGCCCCGTCTGCCTCTATGCCGGCTCGCTGGTGCCGGAGGAGATCGTGAAGGCCGCACCGGAGGGTGCGCGCGTCATGGATACGGCGCCGATGCATCTCGATGAGATCATTGCCGAGATCGAGGCCGCTAACGGGCGAGGCGAGGATGTCGCGCGTGTTCATTCCGGCGACCCGTCGATCTACGGCGCCGTTGCCGAACAGATGCGCCGGCTTGATGCACTCGGCATCGACTACGAGATCGTGCCCGGCGTTCCGGCCTTCGCCGCTGCCGCCGCAAAGCTGAAGACGGAACTGACGCTGCCGGAAATCGCCCAGACGGTGATCGTTACCCGCACCGGCATGAAGGCCTCCGCCATGCCGGAGGGCGAGCAACTGGAAATCCTCGGCCGCTCCGGCGCCACGCTCGCCATCCATCTCTCGATCCGCAACCTCGTCTATATCCGTGAGGCGCTGGAGCCCTATTATGGCGCGGATTGCCCGGTCGTGATCGCCTACCGCGCCACCTGGCCGGACGAGCTTTATATCCGCACCACGCTTTCCGGCATGAAGGATGCGGTGCGCGAGGCAAAGATCACCAGGACGGCGCTCGTCATGGTCGGCAAGGTGTTCGGCGAGGTGGAGTTCCGGGATTCCGCACTGTACGACGCCGATTACGCGCATGTGCTGCGCAATCGCGGCAAGAAGCAGCGGGCGACTTCATGA
- a CDS encoding cobalt-precorrin-6A reductase, whose amino-acid sequence MRAAPETILILGGTREAAEIAARLAESRKARIVTSLAGRTREPKPLAGETRIGGFGGADGLAAYLKDNAVDLLIDATHPFAGTISANARQAAALFAIPLISLARPAWDAADGDRWKRVATIADAVAAIPKDATVLLALGRQHIAPFAGRADVTFVIRMVDEPEADLPFARFVLVLGKPDLDVAAEESMLVAHGIDTIVCRNSGGRGAYAKIEAARRLGLPLLMIDRPPNLVGLHSYASVEALLGAELLRGLADPS is encoded by the coding sequence TTGCGCGCAGCGCCTGAAACGATCCTGATCCTCGGCGGGACGCGCGAAGCGGCCGAGATTGCGGCAAGGCTCGCCGAGAGCCGCAAGGCCCGCATCGTCACTTCGCTTGCCGGCAGGACGCGCGAACCGAAACCGCTTGCCGGCGAAACCCGGATCGGCGGCTTCGGCGGCGCGGACGGTCTTGCGGCATATCTCAAGGACAATGCCGTCGACCTCCTGATCGACGCGACCCATCCCTTCGCCGGCACGATCTCGGCCAATGCGCGGCAAGCTGCGGCGCTCTTCGCCATCCCGCTCATCAGCCTTGCACGACCCGCCTGGGACGCTGCCGACGGCGATCGCTGGAAGCGCGTCGCGACCATCGCAGATGCCGTTGCCGCCATCCCGAAGGATGCAACGGTGCTTCTGGCACTCGGCCGCCAGCACATTGCACCCTTTGCCGGCCGCGCCGACGTGACCTTCGTCATCCGCATGGTGGACGAACCCGAGGCCGACCTGCCCTTTGCGCGTTTTGTGCTCGTGCTCGGCAAACCCGATCTCGACGTTGCAGCCGAGGAGTCGATGCTGGTCGCCCATGGCATCGACACGATCGTCTGCCGCAACTCCGGAGGCCGGGGCGCATATGCCAAGATCGAAGCCGCCCGTCGGCTCGGCCTCCCCTTGCTCATGATCGACCGTCCGCCGAACCTGGTTGGCCTGCACAGCTATGCGTCCGTCGAGGCGCTGCTCGGAGCGGAACTTTTGCGCGGGCTTGCCGACCCTTCATGA
- a CDS encoding cobalt-precorrin-5B (C(1))-methyltransferase, which yields MVDDATARGKRSKPAGDGGTAPLRRGWTTGACATAATKAALTALLTGTFPDPVTIRLPKGEEPAFPLAVESLGDGVASAGIVKDAGDDPDVTHGATVIASVRFLPQGAGIVFRAGSGVGMVMKAGLPVPVGEAAINPVPRAMMRAEIEALCAKHGYAPDVEVTISVPGGEAIAEKTWNPRLGIVGGLSILGTTGIVHPFSCSAWIHSIHRGVDVARAEGLTHVIAATGSTSEAAAQTIYGLPEIALIDMGDFAGGLLKYLRVHPIERLTIAGGFAKLTKLAQGALDLHSARSQVDMAFLADLAGHADAELRERILNANTALEVFELTRASGIDLAPMIAARARQTAIETLRGAAVNVEIIVTDRQGDILARSA from the coding sequence ATGGTCGACGACGCTACAGCCCGCGGCAAAAGAAGCAAGCCAGCCGGCGACGGCGGGACAGCGCCTTTGCGACGTGGCTGGACGACGGGTGCCTGCGCCACCGCCGCGACGAAGGCGGCGCTGACCGCGCTCCTCACCGGCACATTTCCAGATCCCGTGACGATCCGCCTTCCAAAGGGTGAAGAACCCGCCTTCCCGCTCGCTGTCGAGAGTCTCGGCGACGGCGTTGCGTCCGCTGGCATCGTCAAGGACGCGGGCGACGATCCGGATGTGACCCATGGCGCGACCGTGATCGCGTCGGTCCGCTTTCTCCCCCAAGGCGCCGGCATCGTCTTTCGTGCCGGTTCGGGCGTCGGCATGGTCATGAAGGCCGGCCTGCCTGTGCCTGTCGGCGAAGCGGCGATCAACCCGGTCCCCCGCGCCATGATGCGGGCGGAAATCGAGGCTCTCTGCGCCAAACACGGATACGCGCCGGATGTGGAGGTTACGATCTCCGTACCCGGCGGCGAGGCAATTGCTGAAAAGACCTGGAACCCGCGCCTCGGCATCGTCGGCGGGCTTTCGATCCTCGGCACGACGGGTATCGTCCATCCCTTTTCCTGCTCCGCCTGGATCCACTCCATCCATCGCGGCGTGGATGTCGCGCGCGCCGAGGGGCTGACCCATGTGATCGCGGCGACCGGTTCGACCTCGGAAGCCGCCGCTCAGACAATCTATGGACTGCCCGAGATCGCGCTGATCGACATGGGCGACTTTGCGGGCGGCCTGCTCAAATATCTGCGCGTGCACCCGATCGAGCGACTGACGATCGCCGGCGGTTTCGCCAAGCTGACGAAGCTCGCGCAAGGTGCGCTGGATCTGCATTCGGCGCGCAGCCAGGTCGACATGGCATTCCTCGCCGATCTTGCGGGACATGCGGACGCCGAACTTCGCGAGCGGATTCTGAATGCCAATACGGCGCTGGAAGTGTTTGAATTGACCCGGGCTTCCGGCATCGATCTTGCTCCGATGATTGCCGCGCGCGCCCGCCAAACGGCCATTGAAACCTTGCGCGGCGCGGCGGTGAATGTCGAGATTATCGTCACCGATCGCCAGGGAGACATCCTTGCGCGCAGCGCCTGA
- the cobA gene encoding uroporphyrinogen-III C-methyltransferase, translating to MRQSPSPFAGLPELLPGHVWLVGAGPGDPGLMSMLAVHALMQADVVVHDALVDETCLQWARPGAEMIFAGKRGGKPSPKQRDISLRLVELARAGRRVLRLKGGDPFVFGRGGEEALTLVEQQIPFRIVPGITSGIGGLAYAGIPVTHRETNHTVTFLTGHDSSGLVPDRIDWNAVAKGSPVLVMYMAMKHIGVIVEKLLEAGRRADEPMAFVCNAATAEQRVLVTTLGQALPALEDAGLAPPAIVVLGEVVRLRAGLDWLGALQGKTLTADPMGDRSDQKRDAG from the coding sequence TTGAGGCAATCACCATCGCCCTTTGCCGGCCTGCCCGAGCTTCTGCCGGGTCATGTCTGGCTTGTCGGCGCAGGCCCGGGCGATCCCGGCCTGATGTCGATGCTTGCAGTCCATGCGCTGATGCAGGCCGATGTGGTCGTGCATGATGCGCTGGTGGATGAAACGTGCCTGCAATGGGCACGGCCGGGTGCCGAGATGATCTTTGCCGGCAAGCGCGGGGGAAAGCCTTCGCCGAAGCAGCGGGACATCTCGCTCAGGCTGGTCGAACTGGCGCGCGCCGGGCGGCGGGTGCTGAGATTGAAAGGCGGCGATCCGTTCGTCTTCGGGCGCGGCGGGGAAGAGGCGCTGACGCTGGTCGAACAACAGATCCCGTTCCGCATCGTGCCGGGCATCACGTCGGGCATAGGCGGTCTGGCCTATGCGGGCATTCCCGTGACCCACCGCGAGACGAACCACACGGTGACCTTTCTCACCGGCCATGACTCCTCCGGCCTCGTGCCGGACCGGATCGACTGGAACGCTGTCGCCAAGGGATCGCCGGTGCTCGTCATGTACATGGCGATGAAGCATATCGGCGTCATCGTGGAAAAGCTTTTGGAAGCCGGTCGCCGCGCAGACGAGCCTATGGCGTTCGTCTGCAACGCCGCAACGGCCGAGCAGCGCGTTCTCGTCACCACGCTCGGGCAGGCGCTTCCGGCGCTTGAGGATGCCGGGCTCGCGCCGCCGGCAATCGTCGTCCTCGGCGAAGTGGTTCGCCTGCGCGCAGGTCTCGACTGGCTGGGCGCGCTTCAGGGCAAGACGCTGACCGCAGACCCGATGGGCGACCGCAGCGACCAGAAACGGGACGCCGGTTGA
- a CDS encoding cobyrinate a,c-diamide synthase produces MAGFLIAAPSSGQGKTTVTLGLLRALNRRGIALAPGKAGPDYIDPAFHAAAAGSACFNYDPWAMRPELMLANASLQMAGGKLFVVEAMMGLFDAAADGRGSSGDLVRLMRLPVVFVVDASKMSHSIAALVRGFAGFDAGVMIAGVILNNVASERHAAMLRDALGCAGISVFGILMRDPALKLPERHLGLVQAQEHEALEGFIERAGDAVSTGVDLDAVLRAAGLFRQPESEANILRLPPPGQRIAVAQDIAFAFAYTHMLFGWRRRGAEISFFSPLADEAPPADCDAICLPGGYPELHAGELAAATQFRNGMIAARDRGAAIFGECGGYMVLGDGLIDAHGVAHPMLGMLSLVTSFAERRRHLGYRVLTPLAGAPFTTRLTAHEFHYATIVREEGDRLFTATDALGADLGQVGLRRGRVAGSFMHLIDLAGDA; encoded by the coding sequence ATGGCTGGGTTCCTGATCGCAGCACCGAGTTCGGGGCAGGGCAAGACGACTGTCACGCTCGGGCTCCTGCGTGCTTTGAATCGGCGCGGCATTGCGCTTGCGCCGGGCAAGGCCGGGCCGGATTATATCGACCCGGCATTTCATGCGGCGGCTGCCGGTTCCGCCTGCTTCAACTACGACCCCTGGGCCATGCGGCCGGAACTCATGCTTGCCAATGCCAGCCTGCAGATGGCGGGCGGGAAGCTCTTCGTCGTGGAAGCGATGATGGGGCTCTTCGACGCCGCCGCAGACGGCCGGGGCTCGTCCGGCGATCTCGTGCGGCTGATGCGGCTGCCGGTCGTCTTCGTCGTCGACGCATCGAAGATGTCGCATTCCATCGCCGCCCTCGTGCGAGGCTTTGCCGGCTTCGACGCGGGTGTGATGATCGCCGGCGTGATCCTCAACAATGTCGCGAGCGAGCGCCATGCGGCGATGCTGCGGGATGCGCTCGGCTGCGCGGGCATTTCCGTGTTCGGTATTTTGATGCGCGATCCGGCGTTGAAACTGCCCGAGCGGCATCTCGGCCTTGTCCAGGCGCAGGAGCACGAGGCGCTCGAAGGCTTCATCGAGCGCGCCGGAGATGCGGTTTCGACCGGCGTCGATCTTGATGCCGTGCTGCGCGCAGCAGGCCTTTTCCGGCAGCCGGAAAGCGAGGCCAATATTCTTCGCCTGCCGCCACCGGGCCAGCGCATCGCCGTCGCGCAAGATATCGCCTTTGCTTTTGCCTATACGCACATGCTCTTCGGCTGGCGGCGGCGCGGCGCGGAGATCTCGTTTTTCTCGCCACTCGCCGACGAAGCGCCGCCGGCCGATTGCGACGCCATCTGCCTGCCGGGCGGTTATCCCGAGCTGCATGCGGGGGAGCTCGCTGCGGCGACGCAATTTCGTAACGGAATGATTGCCGCGCGAGACCGGGGCGCGGCGATCTTTGGAGAATGCGGTGGCTACATGGTTCTGGGCGACGGCCTCATCGATGCCCACGGCGTCGCGCATCCCATGCTCGGCATGCTGTCGCTGGTGACGAGCTTTGCGGAGCGACGGCGCCATCTCGGCTACCGCGTGCTGACGCCGCTTGCGGGCGCGCCCTTCACTACACGCCTGACCGCGCATGAGTTTCACTATGCGACGATCGTGCGGGAGGAGGGCGACCGGCTCTTCACAGCGACAGACGCGCTCGGCGCCGATCTTGGACAGGTGGGATTGCGGCGTGGGCGCGTGGCCGGCTCCTTCATGCACCTGATCGATCTTGCGGGTGACGCATGA
- the cobD gene encoding threonine-phosphate decarboxylase CobD, with the protein MSALPRHGGGLAAACRLFGGQPRDWLDLSTGINPQPAEFSWPPGDIWQRLPDADLTASARAAAALHYGVPDDHPQPLPVPGTQAAIQMLSRLLAGGRRMVVAAPTYNEYARVFHASGWQVDELPADDALEADADVIVVVNPNNPDGRLLSRADILAAADRLAARGCTLVVDEAFADTDPIESVAGDAGSRDNLIVLRSFGKFFGLAGLRLGFAIASERHLVAMETIMGPWPVSGPALSIAADLMPDRVKVAAVREAIRVRHRETRDVLDRTGLPIIGDGGLFLLVQHPAASEIYAHLCRQHVLVRAFDYPRHWLRFGLAKDASEAQRLVDALSKFPAIPRS; encoded by the coding sequence ATGAGTGCTTTGCCGCGCCATGGCGGCGGGCTTGCCGCTGCCTGCAGACTGTTCGGCGGCCAGCCGCGCGACTGGCTGGATCTTTCCACCGGCATCAATCCGCAGCCGGCGGAATTTTCCTGGCCCCCTGGCGATATCTGGCAGCGCCTTCCGGATGCCGATCTCACGGCATCCGCGCGCGCCGCTGCTGCCTTGCATTACGGTGTGCCGGACGATCATCCGCAGCCCTTGCCGGTGCCCGGAACGCAGGCCGCGATCCAGATGCTTTCGCGCCTTCTGGCTGGTGGTCGGCGCATGGTCGTCGCCGCGCCGACCTATAACGAATATGCCCGCGTGTTTCACGCGAGCGGCTGGCAGGTGGACGAACTGCCGGCCGATGATGCGCTGGAAGCGGACGCGGATGTGATCGTCGTCGTCAATCCCAACAATCCGGATGGGCGGCTTCTGTCGCGGGCGGATATTCTTGCCGCTGCCGACCGGCTGGCCGCGCGGGGTTGCACGCTGGTCGTCGACGAGGCTTTCGCCGATACCGACCCGATCGAAAGCGTGGCTGGCGATGCCGGATCGCGCGACAATCTGATCGTGCTGCGCTCCTTCGGCAAATTCTTCGGCCTGGCTGGTTTGCGCCTTGGCTTCGCGATCGCGTCCGAACGGCACCTTGTGGCGATGGAAACGATAATGGGGCCCTGGCCCGTGTCGGGTCCGGCGCTCTCCATCGCTGCCGATCTGATGCCAGATCGCGTCAAGGTCGCGGCGGTGCGCGAGGCAATCCGAGTTCGACACCGAGAAACGCGAGATGTCCTCGACCGGACTGGTCTTCCCATCATCGGCGATGGCGGGCTGTTCCTGCTCGTCCAGCATCCTGCCGCCTCGGAGATCTACGCGCATCTCTGCCGTCAGCATGTCCTCGTTCGCGCTTTCGACTATCCGCGCCACTGGCTTCGATTCGGGCTGGCGAAGGATGCCTCCGAGGCTCAGCGTCTTGTCGATGCGCTTTCCAAATTTCCTGCCATACCGAGATCCTGA